From Verrucomicrobiia bacterium, the proteins below share one genomic window:
- a CDS encoding class I SAM-dependent methyltransferase, producing MAGFTRAADMMLSVTCENKVYEGRTRDFERLYGHLRGKTVLDVGCGSGYVSSYLQERGNACYGITLSSREASLAAGKMTDARVVDLESARTLPYKEGFFDAVLFLDVLEHLRDPKRTIELVLPYLKPGAEIIASIPNVANFGVRFGLLFGKFEYQDYGILDRTHLHFFTRKTARELMESAGLAVKEMRYTHQWNLPKLIRKPLDFCEWEMREKVTRQWPGLFATQFVIYSHCRET from the coding sequence GGCCGGACGCGTGATTTCGAGCGTCTCTACGGCCATTTGCGCGGCAAGACCGTGCTCGACGTTGGCTGCGGTTCGGGCTACGTTTCTTCGTATCTGCAGGAGCGCGGAAACGCCTGTTATGGGATCACGCTTTCCAGCCGGGAAGCGTCGCTTGCCGCGGGCAAGATGACTGACGCGCGCGTCGTGGATCTCGAGTCAGCTCGGACGCTTCCTTATAAGGAAGGTTTTTTTGACGCCGTCCTTTTTCTGGACGTGCTTGAGCATCTGAGGGATCCGAAGCGTACAATCGAGCTTGTGCTGCCTTATTTGAAACCGGGCGCGGAAATCATCGCGTCCATCCCGAATGTCGCCAATTTCGGCGTGAGGTTCGGACTGCTCTTCGGCAAATTTGAATATCAGGACTACGGCATCCTGGACCGGACGCACCTGCATTTCTTTACGCGCAAGACCGCGCGGGAATTGATGGAGTCCGCGGGACTGGCCGTGAAAGAGATGCGTTACACGCATCAGTGGAATCTGCCCAAGCTGATCCGCAAGCCCCTAGACTTCTGCGAATGGGAAATGCGGGAAAAGGTGACGCGGCAGTGGCCGGGATTGTTTGCGACGCAATTCGTCATTTATTCTCATTGTAGGGAGACTTGA